A genomic segment from Polyangium mundeleinium encodes:
- a CDS encoding YggS family pyridoxal phosphate-dependent enzyme, protein MNEDESTISARLAAVRARIDEAAIRARRSPSSVRLVAVSKTKPPEAIRAAFAAGQRDFGENYVQELVQKATALADLPELRLHFIGALQRNKAKQAASVAAVIQTVDREELATELDRRAGALGRKLDVLLEVNVGGEASKAGCAPEALPALLETARRAEHLRVVGLMAIPPYLDDPEAVRPFFARLRALRDTLEAPALLPELSMGMSHDFHVAIEEGATIVRVGTAIFGAR, encoded by the coding sequence GTGAACGAGGACGAAAGCACGATCTCCGCGCGTCTCGCCGCCGTGCGCGCGCGCATCGACGAAGCTGCAATCCGAGCCAGGCGGAGCCCGAGCTCGGTGCGGCTCGTCGCGGTGTCGAAGACCAAGCCGCCCGAGGCGATCCGCGCCGCATTCGCCGCAGGCCAGCGCGACTTCGGCGAGAACTACGTGCAAGAGCTGGTGCAAAAGGCGACAGCGCTCGCGGACCTGCCAGAGCTGCGGCTGCACTTCATCGGCGCGCTCCAGCGCAACAAGGCGAAGCAGGCCGCGAGCGTGGCCGCCGTGATCCAAACGGTGGACCGCGAAGAGCTCGCGACGGAGCTCGATCGACGCGCCGGCGCGCTCGGGCGCAAGCTCGACGTGCTGCTCGAAGTGAACGTGGGCGGCGAGGCGTCGAAGGCCGGATGCGCGCCCGAGGCCTTGCCTGCGCTGCTCGAAACGGCGAGGCGCGCCGAGCATCTGCGCGTCGTGGGGCTGATGGCGATCCCGCCCTACCTCGACGATCCCGAGGCCGTCCGTCCGTTCTTCGCGCGCCTGCGCGCGCTGCGCGACACGCTCGAAGCGCCCGCGCTCTTGCCCGAGCTGTCGATGGGCATGTCCCACGATTTCCACGTGGCCATCGAGGAAGGCGCGACGATCGTCCGCGTCGGTACGGCCATCTTCGGCGCCCGATAG
- a CDS encoding TlpA family protein disulfide reductase, whose amino-acid sequence MRGPLRSIAATPSALACAGAIGLFGCAPAMPVSMGHPLLGATSPPFHETAIDERSVDVPGTLRTHVTVIDFWASWCGSCQQTMPALERLYQDRRAEGLVVVGVSVDDSPDEAAAGAEAFGVSFPIVHDGGHGLQYAFGVSQVPTTFVVDRSGTVRFVGRDPSSIQRAVLALMDR is encoded by the coding sequence ATGCGCGGTCCTCTTCGTTCCATCGCGGCCACGCCGAGCGCGCTCGCTTGCGCAGGCGCGATCGGCCTCTTCGGTTGCGCGCCGGCCATGCCTGTGTCGATGGGCCATCCGCTGCTCGGCGCCACGTCGCCGCCGTTCCACGAGACCGCGATCGACGAGCGCTCCGTCGATGTGCCGGGCACGCTGCGCACGCACGTGACCGTGATCGACTTCTGGGCATCGTGGTGCGGCTCGTGTCAGCAAACGATGCCCGCGCTCGAACGGCTCTACCAAGATCGACGCGCCGAGGGGCTCGTGGTCGTGGGCGTGAGCGTGGACGACAGCCCGGACGAGGCCGCGGCCGGCGCCGAGGCGTTCGGCGTGTCGTTTCCGATCGTGCACGACGGCGGGCACGGGCTTCAGTACGCGTTCGGCGTGTCGCAGGTGCCCACGACGTTCGTGGTCGATCGATCGGGGACGGTGCGCTTCGTGGGGCGAGATCCGTCGAGCATCCAGCGCGCCGTGCTCGCGCTGATGGACCGGTGA
- a CDS encoding replication-associated recombination protein A gives MTARRSPRGGEKDAGPTLFEAALKRDPKLAELVPLAERMRPRALSDLVGQEHLVGEGKLLAHAIAADRVPSMILWGPPGSGKTTLARIVAESTRARFVPFNAVLGGVPELRVVMAAAKEARAYEGKRTILFVDEIHRFNRAQQDAFLPHVEDGTITLIGATTENPSFAVNAPLLSRCRVFRLNLLDEKGITELLRRAIESQEGLAGSVGADEEAIEAIAKLAAGDARRALTTLEIASDEAKREGRARVTREDVVQTSGQKTLLYDKAGEEHYNVISAFIKSMRGSDPDAAIYWLMRMLEAGDDPLFLLRRMMIFASEDVGNADPRALDVAVAADAAFQRVGMPEGTYFLAQAALYLACAPKSNACNAAWHAAQEVVRERGSLPVPMKLRNAVTGLMKREGYGTGYRYAHDEKGGIAWGETYLPDAIAGTHFYEPTERGYEKVIAERVRWIRAQQSPPLSREGGLGAQLGSSERSPQASKEGSGVRASSEGEEETEPNAQSSSADKAD, from the coding sequence ATGACGGCCCGGCGAAGCCCTCGCGGCGGCGAGAAGGACGCGGGCCCGACGTTGTTCGAGGCCGCGCTGAAGCGTGATCCCAAGCTCGCCGAGCTCGTGCCGCTCGCCGAGCGGATGCGGCCGCGCGCGCTCTCGGACCTCGTCGGACAGGAGCACCTCGTCGGCGAGGGGAAGCTGCTCGCGCACGCGATCGCGGCCGATCGGGTGCCGTCGATGATCCTGTGGGGGCCACCGGGATCGGGGAAGACGACGCTCGCGCGGATCGTGGCGGAGTCGACGCGGGCGCGCTTCGTCCCGTTCAACGCGGTGCTCGGCGGCGTGCCCGAGCTCCGGGTGGTGATGGCCGCGGCGAAGGAGGCACGCGCCTACGAGGGGAAACGGACGATCCTGTTCGTCGACGAGATCCACCGGTTCAACCGCGCGCAGCAGGACGCGTTTTTGCCGCACGTGGAGGACGGGACGATCACGCTGATCGGCGCGACCACGGAAAACCCTTCGTTCGCCGTGAACGCGCCGCTCCTGTCGCGGTGCCGCGTGTTCCGGCTGAACCTGCTCGACGAGAAGGGGATCACGGAGCTTCTCCGGCGCGCGATCGAATCGCAGGAGGGGCTCGCGGGGTCGGTGGGTGCAGACGAGGAGGCGATCGAGGCGATCGCGAAGCTCGCGGCCGGCGACGCGCGGAGGGCGCTGACGACGCTGGAGATCGCGTCCGACGAGGCGAAGCGAGAGGGGCGCGCGCGGGTGACGCGCGAGGACGTGGTGCAGACGAGCGGGCAGAAGACGCTGCTCTACGACAAGGCGGGGGAAGAGCACTACAACGTCATCAGCGCGTTCATCAAATCGATGCGCGGCTCGGATCCGGACGCGGCGATCTACTGGCTGATGCGCATGCTGGAGGCGGGCGACGATCCGCTGTTCCTGCTGCGGCGCATGATGATCTTCGCGAGCGAGGATGTGGGCAACGCCGACCCACGCGCGCTCGACGTGGCCGTCGCGGCCGACGCGGCGTTCCAGCGCGTGGGGATGCCCGAGGGGACCTACTTCCTCGCGCAGGCGGCGCTCTACCTGGCGTGCGCGCCGAAGTCGAACGCGTGCAACGCCGCGTGGCATGCGGCGCAGGAGGTCGTGCGCGAGAGGGGCAGCCTGCCCGTGCCGATGAAGCTACGCAACGCGGTGACGGGTCTCATGAAGCGCGAGGGCTACGGGACGGGATACCGCTACGCGCACGACGAGAAGGGCGGCATCGCGTGGGGCGAGACGTACCTGCCGGACGCGATCGCCGGGACGCACTTCTACGAGCCGACGGAGCGCGGCTACGAGAAGGTGATCGCCGAGCGCGTGCGATGGATCCGCGCGCAGCAATCTCCTCCCCTCTCCCGTGAGGGGGGTTTGGGGGCGCAGCTCGGCTCGTCCGAGCGTAGCCCCCAAGCGTCGAAAGAGGGGTCGGGGGTGAGGGCGTCGTCCGAGGGGGAAGAGGAAACCGAACCGAACGCTCAATCGTCGAGCGCCGACAAGGCCGACTGA
- a CDS encoding tetratricopeptide repeat protein — protein MSKRLAVLESMIQKGSKDPFAWYALAMEYAGADRIDDALRTFTSLRDMDPNYVPQYLMCGQMLVKAGRVDAGREWLEEGVTRARGKGDSHALSEIQSALSALDD, from the coding sequence GTGAGCAAGCGCCTCGCGGTCCTGGAGAGCATGATTCAGAAGGGGTCGAAGGATCCCTTCGCCTGGTATGCGCTCGCGATGGAGTACGCGGGGGCCGATCGGATCGACGACGCGCTCCGCACGTTCACGTCGTTGCGCGACATGGATCCGAACTACGTGCCGCAGTACCTCATGTGCGGGCAGATGCTCGTGAAGGCGGGGCGCGTGGACGCGGGCCGCGAGTGGCTCGAAGAGGGCGTCACGCGGGCGCGCGGCAAGGGCGATTCGCACGCGCTTTCGGAGATTCAGTCGGCCTTGTCGGCGCTCGACGATTGA
- the hpt gene encoding hypoxanthine phosphoribosyltransferase, whose protein sequence is MATNVSTMIDAESIAQRVRELGAEITRDYAGRNLVLVCVLKGSFVFTSDIARHIDLPMRVEFLGVRSYGEDTKSSGVVQITHDLTKPVEGDHVLLVEDIVDTGLTIAHLLELLRTRKPASVKVCSLLHKPARTRIQVPIDYLGFTIEDKFVVGYGLDWAERYRNLPFIGLVESSS, encoded by the coding sequence ATGGCCACCAACGTCTCCACGATGATCGACGCCGAGAGCATCGCGCAGCGCGTGCGCGAGCTCGGCGCCGAGATCACGCGCGACTACGCCGGGCGCAACCTCGTCCTCGTTTGCGTCCTCAAGGGCAGCTTCGTCTTCACCTCCGACATCGCGCGCCACATCGATCTCCCGATGCGCGTCGAGTTCCTCGGCGTGCGCAGCTACGGCGAGGACACCAAGTCCTCCGGCGTCGTGCAAATCACCCACGACCTCACCAAGCCCGTCGAGGGCGACCACGTCCTCCTCGTCGAGGACATCGTCGACACGGGCCTCACGATCGCGCACCTGCTGGAGCTTCTCCGCACGCGCAAGCCCGCGAGCGTGAAGGTCTGCTCGCTCCTGCACAAGCCTGCGCGCACGCGCATCCAGGTGCCGATCGACTACCTGGGCTTCACGATCGAAGACAAGTTCGTCGTGGGCTACGGGCTCGATTGGGCCGAGCGTTACCGCAACTTGCCGTTCATCGGCCTCGTGGAGTCGTCGTCGTGA
- a CDS encoding acyl-CoA thioesterase, with the protein MSDPRARTERAEPLPEHLTSRMTLTVRFCETDLMGIVHHANYLTYFEAGRVDWLHRRGISYEKWVEMGIHLPVVEAKLRYRKAARFDETLVVETTCAEVTRVTVRFSYRILRGADVLCEGETLLACVGNELTPKRLPAEIAAVFRSPETV; encoded by the coding sequence ATGTCCGACCCCCGTGCGCGCACCGAACGAGCCGAGCCGCTCCCCGAGCACCTCACGAGCCGCATGACCCTCACCGTCCGCTTCTGCGAGACGGACCTCATGGGCATCGTGCACCACGCGAACTACCTGACCTACTTCGAAGCCGGCCGCGTCGACTGGCTCCATCGCCGCGGGATCTCCTACGAAAAGTGGGTCGAGATGGGCATCCACCTGCCCGTCGTCGAGGCGAAGCTCCGCTACCGGAAAGCCGCGCGCTTCGACGAGACGCTCGTCGTGGAGACCACGTGCGCCGAGGTGACGCGTGTGACCGTGCGCTTCAGCTATCGCATCTTGCGCGGCGCCGACGTGCTCTGTGAAGGCGAGACGCTGCTCGCGTGCGTGGGGAACGAGCTCACGCCGAAGCGGTTGCCGGCGGAGATCGCCGCAGTGTTTCGGAGCCCCGAGACGGTTTAG
- a CDS encoding HAD family hydrolase encodes MGALFTHRRLGEVERKRLLREVLERARDRSRGTGVVVFDLDGTIMDNRPRVVAILHELADLWRTRHPSESAALAAAGIDDVVYGLVDTLRRLGVSEPTLHEEGFRFWRERFFYDPHIRHDTEIAGARDYVRACYDAGAVIVYLTGRDLPNMALGSFASLRDLGFPIGVVGTELVTKPAFETPDSVFKREVAPALSRLGEVIAVFDNEPANCNLFLEIHPACTTVFVDTQYAPDPPPLDARAHVIHSFELEP; translated from the coding sequence GTGGGAGCACTTTTCACGCATCGAAGGCTCGGCGAGGTTGAACGCAAGCGGCTGCTCCGCGAGGTGCTGGAGCGGGCGCGGGATCGCTCACGCGGCACGGGCGTCGTCGTCTTCGACCTCGACGGCACGATCATGGACAACCGGCCGCGGGTCGTCGCCATCCTGCACGAGCTCGCCGACCTCTGGCGGACGCGACACCCGAGCGAATCGGCCGCCCTCGCCGCTGCCGGTATCGACGACGTCGTCTACGGGCTCGTCGACACGCTGCGACGCCTCGGCGTCAGCGAACCAACGCTCCACGAAGAAGGCTTCCGCTTCTGGCGCGAGCGCTTCTTCTACGACCCGCATATCCGCCACGACACCGAGATCGCCGGCGCCCGCGACTACGTGCGCGCTTGTTACGACGCCGGCGCGGTCATCGTGTACCTGACGGGCCGCGATCTGCCGAACATGGCGCTCGGATCCTTCGCGAGCTTGCGGGATCTCGGTTTTCCGATCGGCGTCGTCGGCACCGAGCTGGTCACAAAACCCGCTTTCGAGACGCCTGACAGCGTCTTCAAGCGCGAGGTCGCGCCGGCGCTCTCACGGCTCGGCGAGGTCATTGCCGTCTTCGACAACGAGCCGGCGAACTGTAACCTGTTCCTGGAGATCCACCCCGCGTGCACGACGGTCTTCGTGGACACCCAGTACGCCCCCGATCCGCCGCCGCTCGATGCACGTGCCCACGTGATCCATTCCTTCGAGCTCGAGCCATGA